One part of the Sarcophilus harrisii chromosome 5, mSarHar1.11, whole genome shotgun sequence genome encodes these proteins:
- the TMEM140 gene encoding transmembrane protein 140 isoform X1, producing MNPVMSSGKLLLSKVGEGIKMVTVKSKGRRILLSLTTIILLTTVISLLLYALLWRSGNLIDLPTIKIGFYNFCLWNESSHFLQCHQFPELERLRVSQIGIALARFGVYGALVIALFAALPFLLAWFYGNKDKWNLSVVLLGASAGMLLGGLLLFLFYIAQWIQPSKLGAEFLALVGAEIMLLLLLLIIVMYPLGYGRSKLEPQGTKTYIYRESSPTSVASLKIDINPQKFSKDHWGCERDIPVHLPFSP from the coding sequence GTCCTCAGGAAAGTTACTGCTCAGTAAAGTTGGAGAAGGGATCAAGATGGTGACTGTGAAATCAAAAGGCCGCAGGATCTTGCTGTCCCTGACCACCATTATCCTCCTCACTACAGTGATCTCCCTGCTGCTCTATGCCCTGCTCTGGAGATCAGGCAACCTTATTGACCTTCCCACCATAAAAATTGGCTTCTACAACTTCTGCTTATGGAATGAGAGTTCCCATTTTCTCCAGTGTCATCAGTTCCCTGAGCTGGAACGGCTGAGGGTGTCCCaaattggaattgccctggcaagGTTTGGTGTCTATGGGGCCCTAGTCATTGCTCTATTTGCTGCCCTACCATTCCTACTGGCCTGGTTTTATGGTAACAAGGACAAGTGGAATCTGTCAGTGGTGCTCCTAGGGGCTTCAGCAGGGATGCTGCTCGGCGGACTTTTGCTCTTCCTCTTCTACATCGCTCAATGGATCCAACCCTCAAAGCTGGGTGCTGAGTTTCTAGCTCTGGTTGGGGCAGAAATCATGCTACTGCTTCTGCTGCTTATTATTGTCATGTATCCCCTTGGTTATGGGAGGAGCAAGCTTGAACCCCAGGGAACAAAGACCTACATCTACAGAGAGAGCAGCCCTACATCTGTGGCCTCACTCAAAATAGATATAAACCCACAGAAATTTTCTAAGGATCACTGGGGATGTGAGAGAGACATCCCCGTTCATTTGCCCTTTTCTCCCTAA
- the TMEM140 gene encoding transmembrane protein 140 isoform X2 has translation MVTVKSKGRRILLSLTTIILLTTVISLLLYALLWRSGNLIDLPTIKIGFYNFCLWNESSHFLQCHQFPELERLRVSQIGIALARFGVYGALVIALFAALPFLLAWFYGNKDKWNLSVVLLGASAGMLLGGLLLFLFYIAQWIQPSKLGAEFLALVGAEIMLLLLLLIIVMYPLGYGRSKLEPQGTKTYIYRESSPTSVASLKIDINPQKFSKDHWGCERDIPVHLPFSP, from the coding sequence ATGGTGACTGTGAAATCAAAAGGCCGCAGGATCTTGCTGTCCCTGACCACCATTATCCTCCTCACTACAGTGATCTCCCTGCTGCTCTATGCCCTGCTCTGGAGATCAGGCAACCTTATTGACCTTCCCACCATAAAAATTGGCTTCTACAACTTCTGCTTATGGAATGAGAGTTCCCATTTTCTCCAGTGTCATCAGTTCCCTGAGCTGGAACGGCTGAGGGTGTCCCaaattggaattgccctggcaagGTTTGGTGTCTATGGGGCCCTAGTCATTGCTCTATTTGCTGCCCTACCATTCCTACTGGCCTGGTTTTATGGTAACAAGGACAAGTGGAATCTGTCAGTGGTGCTCCTAGGGGCTTCAGCAGGGATGCTGCTCGGCGGACTTTTGCTCTTCCTCTTCTACATCGCTCAATGGATCCAACCCTCAAAGCTGGGTGCTGAGTTTCTAGCTCTGGTTGGGGCAGAAATCATGCTACTGCTTCTGCTGCTTATTATTGTCATGTATCCCCTTGGTTATGGGAGGAGCAAGCTTGAACCCCAGGGAACAAAGACCTACATCTACAGAGAGAGCAGCCCTACATCTGTGGCCTCACTCAAAATAGATATAAACCCACAGAAATTTTCTAAGGATCACTGGGGATGTGAGAGAGACATCCCCGTTCATTTGCCCTTTTCTCCCTAA
- the CYREN gene encoding cell cycle regulator of non-homologous end joining — translation MANGQPESKKRDLPPWMTAQVTERKSVPVWKSTKRRKTMVQSADKSASLLPVRTVYFMNESELVDIALGILVECGKQEKPLEHTFLLGTDKAQTTQPESPWASESSSDGEEEVNDTPQTSPSSKQEYSASGHKKNSEDEDDDALKYVKEIFFS, via the exons ATGGCAAATGGACAGCCTGAAAGTAAAAAGAGGGACCTTCCTCCATGGATGACAGCCCAGGTAACTGAGAGGAAATCAGTCCCAGTATGGAAATCAACTAAGAGGAGAAAAACCATGGTACAGTCAGCAGATAAATCAGCCAG tcttctccCTGTACGAACGGTGTACTTCATGAATGAAAGTGAATTGGTGGACATTGCTCTGGGTATCTTGGTTGAg TGCGGTAAACAGGAAAAGCCTTTGGAGCACACATTCCTGCTGGGAACTGATAAGGCCCAAACCACACAGCCTGAATCCCCCTGGGCTTCTGAGAGCAGTAGTGATGGAGAGGAGGAGGTGAATGATACCCCTCAGACAAGTCCCTCAAGCAAGCAGGAGTATTCAGCCTCTGGCcacaaaaaaaattcagaagatgAAGATGACGATGCATTAAAATATGTGAAGGAGATATTTTTCAGTTGA